CGTCGACCCGTTCCCGGTTCACGTATGTGCCGTTGAGCGATCCGGCGTCGCGGACCTCATAGCCGTCGTCGGTGTGCACGAAGGTGGCGTGGCGCCGCGACACGGTGATGTCGTCGAGGAAGATGTTGGAGTCGGGATGGCGCCCGGCGGTGGTGGCATCGGTGTCGAGCAGGTACTTGCTCCCGGCGTTGGGACCCCGCCGCACGACCAGCATCCCCGTTCCGGCGCTCAACTCGTCGAGGGCCGGCCCGCCCGGCTCCCCATCGGGGTCGAGGGCCGGGAGGTTGACCGTCGTGTCGTCGACGTCCTGGGGCATTGCGGCGCCGCACGAGGAGCAGAAGTTCGACCCTGCGTCGTTCTGGTGGCCACACGCCGTGCAGATCACGGACCCAGGCTACCGAGGGCCTCCCCGGGCGGCAACGATGCTCTCGACCTGAGGTTCACCGTGAGGGTGACGCGCACCGTGGCTCCCTATGACTCCGTGTGCGCCCTGTATGCCGAGGCGTCCAGGAGCGACTCGACCTCGGCCGTGTCCGAGGGGGCCATCTCGAAGATCCAGCCCTCGCCGAAGGGATCCGTGTTGAGCAGCTCCGGTGTGTCGTCGAGCGCGGCGTTGACCGCCGTGATCTCTCCGGTCACCGGGGCGTAGATCTCCGACACGGCCTTGGTGGACTCCACCTCACACACGGACGCCCCCGCGACGGCGTCGAGACCCTCGTCGGGGAGGTCCACGAACACGACGTCGCCCAGGGAGTCCTGCGCGTAGTCGGTGATCCCGACGCGGGCGGTCCCGCCGTCGAGTCGGACCCACTCGTGCTCGGTCGTGTAGCGCACATCGTCGGGGAACTCCATGTCTGCCTCTCGTGACGGTGGTCGGGACCTCAGCGTAGCGGGGGGACCTCCACCTCCGTCTGAGCGGAAACCGCCACCGCGAGGTCGCCGCCGGCCTCGAGGAGCTCGAGCGCGCCACCCCGGATCGCGAGGCCACCCTCGAGGGTCGCCGGGTCCCCGATGGCGAGAACCTCGAACGACGCCGGCAGCGTTGTCCCGTCCATCGTGACGCTGCCTGCACGACCGGCGAAACTCGTGGCGACACCGACCCTCTGGTCGGCGACGGCGATGGCCTCGGCGCCGGCGTCGCGCAGTTCCTGGATCAGGTCCAGCATGTCACCGGGCTCGAGGACGCCCTCGGGGTCCTCGATTCGCACCACGATGCCCTGTCCCCGCGCGCCGACGGTTCCCGCGAGGATCTCGAGCTGTGAGAGCTCGGCCTCCGCGGCGGCGCGTGCCAGCGCGTCCTGCTCGGCCGACGACTCGAGGGTCTGGAGCTGGATCCGGAGATCGGTCAACTCGGTCTGCAACGCCGCGCTCTCCTCGTTGAGTCGCGCGAAGATCGTCGTGAGGTCGGTCTCGCTCTCCGCCTCCAGCTGCTCGGTGAGGTCGTCGGTCGTGCTCACCTGGCTGACGAGCACGAAACCCATGATCGCGGCGACGACCGGCAGGAGCAGGGGGCCGATCCTGTCGGACACACTCACGCTCAGCCTCCGAAGATCCGCCGTCGGATCGCGGACATGTTCTGGAAGATCCGGATCCCGAACACGACGGCAACAGCCGTGACGAAGTTGACGCCGAGTTGATCACCGATCCACACGAGACCGACGGCCAGAGCAGCGTTCGAGGCGAACGACACGACGAAGACGCGATCAGAGAACGTCTTGTCGAGCATCGAGCGGATCCCACCGAAGGCCGCATCGAGCGCCGCGACCACGATCACAGCCAGGAACCGTGACTGCTCGGGCGACACCGTCGGCTGGAAGACGAGCGCGAGGACCGCGCCGACGACGAGACCGATCAACGCCGCCACGTGACACCTCCCTGTCGGGACCGGTCGTTCACGGGCGACGCTCCCCGGAGGCGATCGGGGTCGCGTACTGCAAGCGGGTCCGGGCCTGGTAGCCGGGTACCTCGAGATCGCCGGCGACCTCCACATCGAAGGTCACCCCGTAGCGCTCCGTCCAGCGGTGCAAGTCGCGTGCGATGTGCGATCCCTCGAGGGCATCGACGTCGGCACCCGGGGCGATGATCTCGTAGGGCGGAGCGAGGGGTCGGAAGTTCACGGTGATGGTGTCACCGCCGTTCCGTATGGCGCTGGTGGCGACCAGACGCTCACCGCCGATCGACACGGCGTCGGCACCGGCGGCCCACAGGGCGTTGACGAGGCGCTGGAGATCGCGGTCGATGATCTGGAAGGGAGCGGCACGGGGATCCGTGACGAGCTCCGGTGGCGGATCGTCGAGCGTGATGCGCAGACCCGAGCCGGACCGGGACGTGAGGCCGGCGGCATCCTGGAGCTTCTCCCGACGTTCCCGCGCCTCGTCGTCGCCTGCTGCCGCCACCTCGTCCTGAGCCGACGTGACCTCGTTGCGGAGGCTCGCCACCCGGGCATCGAGATCGTCGATCTCCTCCCGGCGCGTCTCGATGAGGTCGATCAGCTGCGAGCGGCGGGACTCCGCTCCCTCACGCCGGGGCGGTTCGGTGGTGAGCGCCAGGACGAGGAGGAACCCGAGCAGTGCCAGCACAGCCGCCAGCGTCGCCCGAGATCTCACGTCGGCCCCCTTCCGCGATCTGCTCGGAGCGTACCAACAGGCTCCGGAGCTGAAGGCGGGGTGACGCAGGGATCAGCGCATCGACTGCCGGATGCGCCGGGCGTACTCCTGGGCGAGCTGCTGTGCCTCCTGCTCCGATGTCGCCTCCGCCCACACGTGGGTCAGCGGCTCCTCGGGGTCGGGAAGGACGAGCGCCCACGCGTCGTCGTGGAAGACCTTCACGCCGTCGACGAGTTGGACCTCCCGGTCCTTGGTCCGCTCGATCATCGCCCGCATCACCGCACCCTTGCTCTCCCACGGCGTGGGAACCTCGTCACGTACGACGTGGACGGCGGGAAGCCCGTTGACCACATCCGAGAGCCGGCACCCCGCGGCGCGCAGGAGATCGAGCAGCTTGGCGAGCGTGGCCGTCGCGTCGGACGCCGGGAGGAACTCGGGCCAGATGAAGCCGCCGTCGGGAGCGACCGCCAGGTCGATGTTCCCGCGGTCGGCGAGCGCGGTCACCGCGGACTGCGCCAACTTGGTCCACACGACCTCGGCGCCGTTCTCCTCGGCGATCCGCCGGGCGTGGCTGCTCACCGACACCGGGAGCACGATTCGGGCATCGTTCATCGTGGAGCTCACGAGCGACACCAGTGCCAGCATCGCCTCGGTGTTCGTCAGGGACCGACCGCGGTCGTCGACCACCGTCGCTGTTTCGCCGTCAGGGTCGAGGATCAGGCCGAGATCGCTCCCCGACGTCCGGACGAGATCCTCGAGGAACGGGATGCGGGCCTCGTCGTCGACGGCGGCGAGCGCCGGCGCCGTGCTCGCGTACGGGTTGACGGCGAGCACTTCCGCGCCGATCTTCGCCAGCACGTTCGGCATCACGATCGACGACGCTCCGAAGCTGTAGTCGAGGACGACCTTGAAGCCCCGGTCGCGAAGGGCCGGGGCGTCGACGGCCTCTTCCAGCGCAGCCGTGTAGTACTCGAACGCGCGAGGCGGGAAGACGATGTCACCGATGTCGCCGGCGAACGCCCGCCGGTAGTCCTCCCGCGACAACAGACGCTCGATCTTTCGCTGCGCCGCCTCGGACATGTCGCGCCCACCGGCGTCGAAGAAGCGGATCTCCACGCTGTTCGGATCACCGGGGGCCAACCGGAGAGTGATACCCCCCTGGGCACGTTCACTGCGTACGTGGAACCTCGTGAGAGGCACGGGGGCGAGCTCGAGGTCCTCGACCCGCACGCCCGCCATGTTGAGACCCGAGATGACCGCGCGCTTGAGTGACCGCGCCGCACGGCTGGTGTCACGACTGACCGTGACAACGGAACCCTTCTTCAGCGACGTCCCGTAGGCACCGGCGAGACGGACGGCGACCTCGGGTGTGATGTCGACATTGGCCAGGCCACGTACTCCCCGAGGGCCGAACAGGGTGCGGGCCCCGTGGCTCTCCCAGACGATCGACGACGTGACGACAGCGCCCGCGTCGACGGACTTGAAGGGAAAGATCTTCACGCCCGGGTTGATCACTGCGCCGTCGCCGACGAACGTCTCGTCGCCGAGCACCACGCCCTCCTCGGCCTGGACTCCCTGGCGGATGTCGGTGGAGCGTCCGACCACGGCACCGCGTAGCCGGACCGAGGGCGCCAGGTAGCTGTGGTCGTGCACCACGCTGCGCTCCAGGAACGCGTCGTGCTTGACGACGACGTCGGTTCCGAGCACGGTGTACTCGCGCAGGTGTGCACCCGACTCGATGGTGCAGTTGTCGCCGATCACGACCGGGCCGTCGACACGTGCCCGGGGATCGATGTCGGAGCCCTCGCCCAGCCAGACGTTCTCGCTGATGCGGAAGCCGCCGATGTCGACCGCGACGGCACCGTCGAGGACGTCCGTGTGCGCCCGGAGATAGGCCTCCAGGGTCCCGACGTCCTCCCAGTAGCCGCCCATCACGTGACCGTGGATGGACAGGCCCTGCTCCAGCATCTTCGGGAACACATCGCCCGAGAAGTCGACCACCTCGCCTTCGGGGATGAAGTCGAAGATCCGCGGCTCCAGAACGTAGATACCCGTGTTGATCGTGTCGGAGAACACCTGGCCCCAGCCGGGCTTCTCGAGGAATCGCTCGATGGAGCCGTCGTCGCGGGTGATGACGATCCCGAACTCGAGGGGGTTGTCGACCCTCTTCAGGGCGATCGTGGCGTCGGCTCCGGAATCCCGATGTGCCTTCAGTGTGGCAGTGAGATCGATGTCGGTGAGGACGTCACCGGAGATGACGAGGAAGGTGTCGTCGAGCTCTGCCGAGGCGTTGCGCACGGATCCGGCGGTCCCGAGTGGTGACTCCTCGGTGGCGTAGCGCATCCGGACACCGTGCTCCGAGCCGTCACCGAAGTAGGTGCGGATCTGGTTGGCGAGGTAGGCGACCGTCACGACGACGTCGTCGAGGCCGTGTTGGGTGAGCAGGTTGACGATGTGCTCCATCATCGGCTTGTTCGCCAGGGGCATCATCGGCTTGGGTTGGGTGCTCGTGAGCGGTCGCAGGCGCGTTCCCTCACCACCCGCCATGATCACGGCCTTCATGGCCCCGACCCTACGCCGTCGCGCGCAGCGCGGCCCTCCCGGAGAGCTTCGCGGCCGATCGGGATGTAGCGGATGAGTGCCCACCAGCTGAGGAGCAGTCCCCCGATGGCGAAGCACCACGCCCCGAACTCCCAGACGCCGGGAATGAAGCCCGTGGAGTCGGCCAGGAGGAACATCGGCAGCGCGAACATGAGCGCGAAGGTCCCCGCCTTGCCCACCCACGTGACATCGATCCGCCGCGCCCCGGCGGCGGCGAGGCCGACGGTGGCGGTCGTCACGAAGACCTCGCGGATGAAGACGAGGAGCAGAATCCACCGTGGCGCCGTTCCGTCGACATAGAGGCCGATCACGGCAGAGAAGAGGAGCACCCGGTCGGCGACAGGATCGATGATCCGGCCGAGCTCCGACTCCTGGTCGAAGGTGCGGGCGATCCAGCCGTCGACCCAGTCGGTCGCACCCAGGATGCCGAGCAGGATCGCGGCGGCAACGCGTTCGTCCTCGGCGAGCAGGAGCCAGAGGAACACGGGCACGAAAGCGAGGCGCACCGCCGTGATCACGTTCGGCACGGTCAGGACGCGGCTGCTCCCCCTCGCTCGCCGGCTCATGGCTGCCGAGCGTAGCGAAGGTACCGGAGAACTCCTGATCCTCGCCCGCTTCGCGCCGCGTCGACGGCATGCGACCGGTCGGCACCGATCCCGGCGCCGACCGCATCGTCGGTAGCCTCGCCGGGATGCGCTCCAGGAGACCACGCCCCCACGCCGTCCTCGCTGTCGCGGTCGCGCTCGGAGCCCTCGGTGGTGTCGGTGCCGCGTGCTCGGGCGGTGGAACCGACGGTTCCGCGTCGTCGCCGGCCCCTGCCCCCACGCCCGAGGTCACCACCGCGCCGGTCCCGACCGAGGCACCGCACGAGTTCAGGAGCCTCGTCGCCACCGCGACAGTTCCGGAGGTCCGGGTCTTCGACGAGCCCGACGCCCCCGCACCGAGCCGCACCCTGACGAACCCGACCGAGGTGGGTGGGCCGCTCGTGTTCCTCGTCGACGAGGAGCGCGACGACGGGTGGCTCCAGGTACTGCTCCCCGTGCGCCCGAACGGGACGACGGGCTGGATCCGGGCGTCGGACGTCGAGCTGGCGGGCAACGACTTCCACATCACCGTGGAGCTCGGCGCCCACACGATCACGCTCTACGACGGCGACGAGGTGGTGCTCTCCGAGCCCGTCGGAGTCGGACGCGGCAATGCGCCGACCCCCGGGGGGCGCTTCTACATCAAGGAGCTCCTCCAGCCACCGGAGCCCGGGACGGTGTACGGGCCGTACGCCTACGGGCTGTCGGGGTTCTCGAACACGTTCGAGACCTTCAACGGCGGCGATGGAGTCATCGGCATCCACGGAAACAACGACCCGTCGTCCATCGGCACCGACGTGTCCCACGGTTGCATCCGCCTGCCCAACGACGCCATCGTCCGCATGGTCGAGGAGATCGGCGTCCCCTTGGGCACACCCGTCGAGGTCGTGGCGTAGCACCCGGCACGCCATCCCGGCTGGAGCAGGGCTCTGCCGACTGCCAACCTGTTCGGTGATGGTCTCCGTTCGCGCCACGCGCACCCCCAATCCCAACGCCATGAAGTTCACCCTCGACGTGGCACTTCCCCGTGGCCTGGAGTCGAAGCAGGGCGACGAGCCGGAGGACCCGTTCGAGGCGGCTCTCCTGGGGATCGACGGTGTCGAGAGCGTCTTCGGTGTCAACGACTTCGTGACGATCATCCGCCAGGACGACGCGGAGTGGAACGACATCGTCTGCGCCGTCGAGGACGTGGTGTGTGACCACCTCGATGAGGCGGAGGCCGGCGAAGCCGACGATTCCGTGGCGGCTGCGCAGAAGCTCCTTCGGGACGCCGCGTCGGGACCCTCCGCCACCCCGGTGGAGATCGGCCGGGAGCCGAATCGGGACGACGACCGGGCCTGACGCGGCTCTCCCCGGCTCTCGGCGGGTTGGTACGTTCCTGATGCGAGAGGCAACACGTTCGCACCATCTCGGACTCTGGGTCGGGCTGCGGGGATTTGAACCCCGGACCTTTGGTCCCCCAGACCAACGCGCTAACCAAGCTGCGCCACAGCCCGCTCCGGCGCTCGCGCGCCGGTGCGGAGTGTAGACCGACACCTGCTCCTCGCCCCGGTCAGAGCGCCCAGTTCCACAGCGCCTCGACTCCCTGCCAGAACCGGAAGCCGAGGTAGATGACAAGTGCGGCGAGGAGCGCCCACAGGTGCCAGGGAAGCGGAACCCTGTCGTCGTCACTCTCGGGCTTGTCGTCGCCCGCGCCGGATTCGCGGCTCCTGAGCGTACGACCGGCTTCCACGACGTCGGCGGTCTCGACGGGCTTCCCGCAGGTCCTGCAGGTGCCGTCGGCGTTGACGGTCGACGGCGAGAGGTACCGGTCGCACGTCAGGCACCAAGGCATGACGCGAGTCTCGCACCCCCGGGTCAGTCGCTCTTCACTCGCACCCTGATCTTGAGAGGTGTCGGGCCCATGTCGAAGGCCTCCCGGATGCGGCGCTCGAGGTAGCGCAGGTACGTCGCGGGGAGCCGCCCCGAGGCGAACAGCGTGAAGGTCGGGGGCTCGCTCGCTCCCTGTGTGGCATAGAGCACGCGGGGCCGCCGCCGACCCCGGGCCGGCGGCGGGTGCCTGCGCTGCGCGTCGGTGATCACCCGGTTCAGCTCTCCGGTGGGTACCCGGGACCGGTAGGCGTCCTCGGCCTGGCGGAGAGCCGGCAGGATGGACGACACCTTCGAGCCCGTCGTGGCCGACGTCCGCAGCACGGGCGCGTAGGCGAGGAAGCCGAGGCGGTCGGCGACGTCCACGAGCACCTGGTCCCGCTGTTCGCCGGACACGAGATCCCACTTGTTGCACACGATCACGACGGCGGTGCCGGCCGCGTCGATGCGCTCGGCGAGGCGTTGGTCCTGATGTGTCACACCCTCGGAGGCGTCGACCACGAGAAGTGCCACGTCGGCGCGGTCGACGGCCTCGAGGGTCCGCAGCACGCTGTAGTGCTCGGTCCCGTGATCGACACGGGCCTGCCGGCGCATCCCGGCGGTGTCGACGAAGCGGATGACACCTTCGGGCGTCTCCACCAGGGTGTCGACCGCGTCGCGGGTGGTTCCCGGCTCGTCGTGCACGATCGTGCGCTCCTCCCCCACCAGTCGGTTGAAGAGAGTCGATTTGCCCACGTTGGGACGGCCGACGACAGCGACGCCCAGCGGCGCCGTCGAGGCCTCCTCGGCCGTCGCCCCCGCCCGCGTCCCGGTCCCCGACGGTTCCGCGGGACCGTCGCTCTCCGGCGAAGGTCCGCCACCCTCCGCGGGCAGCGCCGCCACGACGGCGTCGAGGAGATCCCCGCTCCCGCGGCCGTGGAGGGCCGACACCGGGAACGCGTCACCGAGGCCGAGGCGGGAGAACTGCCACAGCTCCAGCTCCGCTGTGTGGCCGTCGACCTTGTTGGCCGCCAGCACCACCGGCACATCGGCGTTCCGGAGCAGGCGGGCCACCTGCTCGTCCTCCTCGGTCACGCCGACCACGCCGTCGACCACGAGCATCACGACGTCGGCGGTGGCGATCGCCTGTTCGGCTTGCTCACTGACCCTGGCCACGAGGGGTGACGGGTCCCCCGGCTGACGCGCGGCGTCGAGCCATCCTCCGGTGTCGGCGATCCGGAACGCCACACCCGCCCACTCGGCGTCGAGGATCCGACGGTCACGGGTGACACCCGGGCGCTCCTCCACGATGGCGGTGCGACGACCCACGACCCGGTTGACGAGTGTCGACTTGCCCACGTTCGGGCGGCCGACGACGGCGACGAGCGGCAGCGGTCCGGATGGCAGCGGCACGGGGTGGCTCCGGTCCCGTTCAGCGCGCGGCCGCACGGAGACCGAGAGCCCCCACGAGGCTCGCACCGTCTGTCGGCACGACCTCCACCGGCCGCGGCAGATCCGCGAGCGTCGAACCGTCGAGGAACCGGTCGTCCGACAGGACGACGTCGGGCAGTAGGACACGGTCGCTCCCGGGGACCTCGGAGAGCGCCGACGCGATGTCCCGGCCGGTGAGCAGCCCCGTCACACCGATGTTGCCCCCGAAGAAGCGGTTCGGGACCTCCCGCAGTCGCACCGGCACGTCGCTCAGCTTCCCGAGCCTCCCGATCACCGGGCCCAGGGCCATGGCGCCGTACGAGCCGGTGAGGAGCCACACCGGGCGCGTCCGGCCCGGAGTGAGGGTGACCTCGACACCCGGCGGGTCGGTCGCGGTCCGTGGCGCCCGGTACCCCTCACCGGGTGCGCCGTCGATCTCGCGCCACTGACCGGTGGGACGTGCCGTCGCCGCACAACCGGGGGCCGCCGTGCCGTCGGCCCATGCGAAGAAGCCCGCTCTCGTGCCCGTGACGTCGACCTCGTGTCCGACCAGGGCGGCCTCGACCTCCGCCTCGAAGGTCCGCACCATGCCGATACCGTTCTCGTGCTGCTCGATCCTCTCGTAGTGGTCGAGCGCCGGGAACGGCCGTCGTGCGAGCAGGTAGTACTCGTCGGACACGAAGGCCAGGCGACGACCGAGCGCTCTCTCGTAGCGCGCCTGCCAACGCTCGACGGTGTCGACCACGGCGGCCGCCTCGGCGACGGTGTGGGCGCGCATCTCCTCCTCGGTGCTGTGGTCGCTGATGCCGAGCGGGACGATGCCGAGCGTCGACAGCTCCGGATACCGGTCGATCACCCCGAGCAGGGTGTCGTCGAGTGCCGGCCCGTCGTTGACTCCCGGGCACACGACGATCTGCCCGTGGACCTCGACGCCCTCGTCGAGGAGCGCACGGAGCCAGCGCAGGCTCGTGGCACCGCGCGGGTTGCGGAGCAGCCGAGCCCGAAGAGCCGGGTCGGTGGCGTGGATGCTCACGTAGAGCGGTGTGAGCTTCTCGGTGACGACGCGCTCGAGGTCTGCCTCGGTGAAACGGGTGAGGGTCGTGAAGTTCCCGTAGAGGAAGGACAGCCGGTAGTCGTCGTCGCGCAGGTAGAGGCTCCTTCTCATCCCCCGCGGGAGCTGGTGGATGAAGCAGAACGGGCAGTGGTTGTCGCAGGTCCGGACCCGGTCGAACACCGAGCTCTCGAGCTCGAGACCGAGCGGTGCGCCGGCGGGTTTCGACACGAGGACATCGGCTGTACGGTCCCCGCGTCGGTACTCGAGGGCGACCTCCGGTTCGTCGCTGGAGATCTGGTAGGCGATGACGTCGCGCAACGGCTCACCGCAGAGGGCGAGAATCTCGTCACCCGCCCGAAGACCGGCGGCTGCCGCCGGTGAGCCGGGTGTCACCGCCACGACGCGTGCCGTGGACATGGCCGCCAGTCTACGCCCCGACCCGTGCGTACGGTCCCTCGACCGCCGGGGCTCCCCGGTAACCTCGGCCCGTGGCTCCCGACAAGGTTCTGCTCGCCGAACCGCGCGGCTTCTGCGCCGGTGTCGAGATGGCGATCAAGGCCCTGGCCTGGATGGTCCGGCTCTTCGAGCCGCCCGTCTACTGCTTCCATGAGATCGTGCACAACCAGCTCGTCGTCGACCGGTTCCGGCGCCTCGGTGTCGTCTTCGTCGACGCGATCGACGACGTACCACCGGGTGGGGTCGTGATGCTCTCGGCCCACGGATCGGCACCCGAGGTCGTCGCCGCCGCCCGTGCCGAGGACCGCTTCGTGGTCGATGCCGTGTGCCCTCTCGTCACCAAGGTCCACCACGAGGCACGGACCCGTGCCCGGAAGGGCTACACCGTCCTCTACGTCGGCCACGCCGGCCACGACGAGGCGGAGGGGACACTGGCCGAGGCACCCGGGCAGATGCGCCTGGTGGAACACGAGGAAGATCTCGACGCCGTCATCGACTCCGTCGACGACCCCGATCGCGTCGCCCTGCTGGCACAGACCACGCTCTCACTGAGCGACTGGGAGGGGATCCGGGAGCGCTCCCGCGACGCGTTCCCCGAGCTGTGGACCGCCTCGCGTGACGACCTGTGCTTCGCCACGACGAACCGGCAGGCGGCTCTGCGTGAGATCGCCGACCGCTCCGATGCTGTCATCGTGATCGGGAGCGCCAACTCCTCGAACACGCTGGCGCTCGCCAAGGTGGCGCGCGACGCCGGGTGCGAGACGGTGCTGCGCATCGACGGCGCCGACGAGCTCGACCTCGGTGCGATCGCCGACGCACGCATCGTCGGGGTCACGGCCGGCGCCAGCGCTCCCGAGGAGCTCGTCGAGGAGGTGATCGCCGTTCTCGACCCCGCCGACGGCGTCGAGGCGGTCCCCGTCACCGACGAGCACGAGTACTTCCCACCGCCGCGCGAATTGCGGGACCTGATGGGGACCCTCGACAGCCTGCTGGCCCTGCTCGTGGCCGCGGATCCTGTGACGGCGCAGCGACCCGGTCCGTTCACCGCCGACCGGGAGGCCGACGCCTCCCTGACCCTGGCCGCCCTTCCCCACTGAGGACCCCACAGTGCTCGACGTCACGTCCGCCGAAGTCCGGATCTTCCTCCACATCCTCGCCGCGACGATCTGGATCGGCGGGCAGGTGATCCTGGTCGCCATCGTCCCGCTGCTGCGCCCGGCGGGTCCCGAGGTCGTCGCCGGCGTCGCGCGCCGGTTCCGGATGGTCGCCTGGCCCGCCTACGGTGTGCTCCTGCTCACGGGCGCCTGGAACCTCATCGACGCGGATCTCGACCTCGTGTCCGACGCCTGGATCAGCACGCTCTCGGTCAAGCTGTGGCTGGTCCTCCTCTCGGGTGCCGCCATCCTGATCCATCAGGTGGTCGGTGCACGCGCCGGGCGCCTCGAGGACCCCGGGGCCGCACGGAAGATGCGGATGTGGTCGGGGATGCTCGCCGGGCTCGGGCTGCTCGCCGCGATCGCGTCCGCCTTCTTCGGCACACAACTGGCGCGGAGCTTCTGAGACGCAGCGTCTGAGACATCCCTGAGCGATGTCCGGGCCGGGGCGACCCGGGGCTCAGAGGTGGTCGCGGCTCTCGGCGAGTCGACAGGCCGTCTCGAACACCTGCTGGAGCTCGACGCGCAGCCGATCGGTGACCTCTCGGATGTCGTCGCGACGCGCCGTGCCGTCGTTGGTGGGTGAGGGGATCGGCTCACCGACGACGATGGCGACCTGGTGGAGCTTCGGGATCTTGG
This Acidimicrobiia bacterium DNA region includes the following protein-coding sequences:
- a CDS encoding DUF512 domain-containing protein, coding for MSTARVVAVTPGSPAAAAGLRAGDEILALCGEPLRDVIAYQISSDEPEVALEYRRGDRTADVLVSKPAGAPLGLELESSVFDRVRTCDNHCPFCFIHQLPRGMRRSLYLRDDDYRLSFLYGNFTTLTRFTEADLERVVTEKLTPLYVSIHATDPALRARLLRNPRGATSLRWLRALLDEGVEVHGQIVVCPGVNDGPALDDTLLGVIDRYPELSTLGIVPLGISDHSTEEEMRAHTVAEAAAVVDTVERWQARYERALGRRLAFVSDEYYLLARRPFPALDHYERIEQHENGIGMVRTFEAEVEAALVGHEVDVTGTRAGFFAWADGTAAPGCAATARPTGQWREIDGAPGEGYRAPRTATDPPGVEVTLTPGRTRPVWLLTGSYGAMALGPVIGRLGKLSDVPVRLREVPNRFFGGNIGVTGLLTGRDIASALSEVPGSDRVLLPDVVLSDDRFLDGSTLADLPRPVEVVPTDGASLVGALGLRAAAR
- the ispH gene encoding 4-hydroxy-3-methylbut-2-enyl diphosphate reductase — protein: MAPDKVLLAEPRGFCAGVEMAIKALAWMVRLFEPPVYCFHEIVHNQLVVDRFRRLGVVFVDAIDDVPPGGVVMLSAHGSAPEVVAAARAEDRFVVDAVCPLVTKVHHEARTRARKGYTVLYVGHAGHDEAEGTLAEAPGQMRLVEHEEDLDAVIDSVDDPDRVALLAQTTLSLSDWEGIRERSRDAFPELWTASRDDLCFATTNRQAALREIADRSDAVIVIGSANSSNTLALAKVARDAGCETVLRIDGADELDLGAIADARIVGVTAGASAPEELVEEVIAVLDPADGVEAVPVTDEHEYFPPPRELRDLMGTLDSLLALLVAADPVTAQRPGPFTADREADASLTLAALPH